A single genomic interval of Arthrobacter sp. NicSoilB8 harbors:
- a CDS encoding ABC transporter permease, producing MNNVVTDTFAWLADPANWSGSAGIPVRLAEHLLYTGLVMVIAIAIAVPVGLFVGHTGRGRVAVVAGAGALRALPTLGLLTLFVLVAGIGLMPPIWALVILTVPPLLAGTYAGISSVDRNVVDAARAMGMTEMQVLFRAEFPNALPVMYGGFRTGVLQVIATVSVVAYINLGGLGRYLFDGLVLSDFPQMLGGSLLIAALAISVDLVLALIQRLFLSRGASSQPNRSQQAAVDLTDPALVETVVQGGTS from the coding sequence ATGAACAATGTCGTCACGGACACCTTTGCCTGGCTCGCCGATCCTGCGAACTGGTCCGGCAGCGCCGGGATTCCGGTGCGGCTGGCGGAGCACCTGCTCTACACGGGCCTGGTGATGGTGATCGCCATCGCGATCGCCGTGCCGGTGGGCCTGTTCGTGGGGCACACCGGCCGCGGGCGGGTGGCGGTCGTGGCGGGGGCCGGCGCGCTGCGCGCCCTGCCGACCCTCGGCCTGCTCACCTTGTTCGTCCTGGTGGCCGGCATCGGGCTGATGCCGCCGATCTGGGCCCTCGTGATCTTGACGGTCCCGCCCCTGCTGGCCGGTACCTACGCCGGGATCTCCAGCGTCGACCGGAACGTGGTGGACGCCGCCCGGGCGATGGGCATGACCGAGATGCAGGTGCTGTTCCGCGCGGAATTCCCCAACGCGCTGCCCGTCATGTACGGCGGGTTCCGGACCGGGGTGCTCCAGGTGATCGCCACCGTCTCGGTGGTTGCCTACATCAACCTGGGCGGCCTGGGCCGCTACCTGTTCGACGGGCTCGTGCTTTCCGACTTCCCGCAAATGCTGGGCGGTTCCCTGCTGATCGCGGCCCTCGCGATCAGCGTCGACCTTGTCCTTGCCCTAATCCAGAGGCTGTTCCTGTCACGGGGCGCCTCTTCCCAGCCGAACCGCAGCCAGCAGGCTGCGGTTGATCTCACAGACCCCGCACTCGTGGAGACTGTTGTTCAAGGAGGTACGTCATGA
- a CDS encoding ATP-binding cassette domain-containing protein, which produces MAEAMIEFQNVTKQYQGGQPAVDGLTMSIDKGAITVFVGPSGCGKTTSLRMINRMVEPTSGIITVGGADVTSVPAAQLRRSMGYVMQSSGLMPHRSVLDNIATVPRLNGVSKADARKRAEELLDVVGLAPSLGKRYPSQLSGGQQQRVGVARALAADPPVLLMDEPFSAVDPVVRDELQQELLRLQRDLAKTIVFVTHDIDEATVLGDKVAVFALGGKLAQYAAPEEILRAPATDFVASFVGRDRGFRHLGFSPSDGVTIHPVRTVTPEQLREQGGSDDWQLVVDDALRPLGWAGPGAGTAMVPGGSLFRKGDTLRRALDAALSSPSGLGVAVDDDGRAAGVIAAAEVLAVIESDRNVRHGVL; this is translated from the coding sequence ATGGCCGAAGCCATGATCGAGTTCCAAAACGTCACAAAGCAGTACCAGGGCGGCCAGCCCGCCGTTGACGGGCTGACCATGTCCATCGATAAGGGCGCCATCACGGTCTTCGTTGGCCCCTCCGGCTGCGGGAAGACCACCTCCCTGCGGATGATCAACCGCATGGTCGAGCCCACGTCCGGCATCATCACCGTAGGCGGGGCCGACGTCACCTCCGTGCCGGCCGCCCAGCTGCGGCGTTCCATGGGCTACGTCATGCAGTCCTCCGGCCTGATGCCGCACCGCTCCGTGCTGGACAACATCGCCACCGTCCCCCGGCTCAACGGGGTGTCCAAAGCCGATGCCCGCAAGCGCGCGGAAGAGCTGCTCGACGTCGTCGGGCTGGCCCCGTCGCTCGGCAAACGGTACCCGTCGCAGCTTTCGGGCGGCCAGCAGCAGCGCGTCGGCGTGGCCCGGGCACTCGCCGCCGATCCTCCCGTACTGCTCATGGACGAACCCTTCAGCGCCGTGGACCCCGTGGTCCGCGACGAACTCCAGCAGGAGCTTCTCCGGCTCCAGCGCGACCTCGCCAAGACCATCGTCTTTGTCACCCACGACATTGACGAGGCCACTGTGCTGGGGGACAAGGTGGCCGTGTTCGCCCTCGGCGGCAAGCTGGCGCAGTACGCCGCCCCGGAAGAGATCCTGCGCGCGCCCGCCACCGACTTCGTGGCCTCCTTCGTGGGCCGGGACCGCGGCTTCCGGCACCTGGGCTTCAGCCCGTCCGACGGCGTCACCATCCACCCCGTCCGCACGGTCACTCCCGAACAGCTCCGGGAGCAGGGCGGCTCCGACGACTGGCAGCTGGTTGTCGACGACGCGCTCCGTCCCCTTGGCTGGGCGGGGCCCGGGGCCGGCACCGCGATGGTTCCCGGCGGCTCCCTCTTCCGCAAGGGGGACACGCTCCGCCGCGCCCTGGACGCGGCACTGTCCTCGCCGTCGGGCCTTGGCGTCGCCGTGGACGACGACGGCCGGGCGGCCGGGGTTATCGCCGCCGCCGAAGTCCTCGCCGTTATCGAGTCGGACCGCAACGTCCGGCACGGAGTGCTCTAA
- a CDS encoding ABC transporter substrate-binding protein, with the protein MKESRQRALGRRAFGGLAAGVGLALALSACGGSSNPLSSAPASSGAASGSGGALVIGSADFPESQIMAEVYAGALNAAGVTASTKPNIGSREVYFKAVQDGSVDVVPDYSGNLLLHVNKDATEVSAEDIAKALPTKLPQGLAVLDASKAEDKDAMVVTKATAEKYQLKSIEDMAKVCGDLVIGAPATFAERAYGLPGLAKNYNCVPKKLEPFSDGGGAVTLKALLSDQVQVADIYTTTPSIPDNDLVVLEDPKNNFIAQQVLPLYNTAKMTDKAKEALNAVSKVLTTEDLINLNRAVSGSQKQNPKDAADAWLKEKGIVKQ; encoded by the coding sequence ATGAAGGAATCCCGCCAAAGAGCCCTCGGCAGGCGCGCATTCGGCGGCCTGGCCGCCGGCGTGGGCCTGGCCCTGGCCCTCTCCGCCTGCGGAGGCTCATCCAACCCGCTGAGCTCGGCTCCGGCCAGCAGCGGCGCCGCATCCGGTTCAGGCGGCGCCCTGGTGATCGGCTCCGCTGATTTCCCCGAGAGCCAGATCATGGCCGAGGTCTACGCCGGCGCCCTGAACGCCGCCGGCGTCACGGCCAGCACCAAGCCGAACATCGGCTCGCGCGAGGTCTACTTCAAGGCAGTCCAGGACGGCTCGGTGGACGTCGTTCCCGACTACAGCGGCAACCTGCTGCTGCACGTGAACAAGGACGCCACCGAGGTTTCCGCCGAGGACATCGCCAAGGCGCTCCCGACCAAGCTGCCGCAGGGCCTGGCGGTGCTGGACGCCTCCAAGGCCGAGGATAAGGACGCCATGGTGGTCACCAAGGCCACGGCCGAGAAGTACCAGCTCAAGTCCATCGAAGACATGGCCAAGGTCTGCGGAGACCTCGTCATCGGCGCCCCGGCGACCTTCGCCGAGCGCGCCTACGGCCTGCCCGGCCTGGCGAAGAACTACAACTGCGTGCCCAAGAAACTGGAGCCGTTCAGCGACGGCGGCGGCGCCGTCACGCTCAAGGCCCTGCTCTCGGACCAGGTCCAGGTCGCGGACATCTACACCACCACCCCGTCCATCCCGGACAACGACCTCGTGGTCCTGGAGGACCCGAAGAACAACTTCATCGCCCAGCAGGTCCTGCCCCTGTACAACACGGCGAAGATGACGGACAAGGCAAAGGAAGCCCTCAACGCCGTGTCGAAGGTCCTGACCACGGAAGACCTCATCAACCTCAACCGTGCGGTCAGCGGCAGCCAGAAGCAGAACCCGAAAGATGCCGCCGACGCGTGGCTGAAGGAGAAAGGCA
- a CDS encoding ABC transporter permease, with the protein MEWFLANRTEVFTLAGQHLVLAILPMVFGVLIAIPLAQAARQSRVLRSGVLTASSLLYTIPSLALFIILPTILGTRILDPVNVVVALTIYAVALLVRATLDAFDSVDEDLRQAAVAMGFKPFARFMQIDLPLSLPVLFAGLRVVSVSNISLVSVAALLGIGNLGMLFTSGLQRDFVTEVVVGIIAILILALLMDAVLVLLERLLTPWTRAAGTTGAGTGAGAGPEKAGAAAAALRLSRPKTGGGNA; encoded by the coding sequence ATGGAGTGGTTCCTGGCCAACCGTACGGAGGTCTTCACCCTCGCCGGCCAGCACCTGGTCCTGGCCATCCTGCCGATGGTGTTCGGGGTTCTCATTGCCATCCCGCTGGCCCAGGCCGCCCGACAGAGCCGCGTGCTCCGCTCCGGCGTCCTGACAGCATCTTCACTGCTCTACACGATCCCGTCCCTGGCGCTTTTCATCATCCTGCCGACCATCCTCGGAACGCGGATTTTGGATCCTGTCAACGTCGTCGTGGCCCTGACCATCTACGCCGTCGCCCTCCTCGTGCGCGCCACACTGGATGCCTTCGACTCGGTGGACGAGGACCTCCGGCAGGCCGCCGTCGCCATGGGTTTCAAACCCTTCGCCCGCTTCATGCAGATCGACCTGCCGCTGTCCCTGCCGGTGCTTTTTGCCGGACTGCGTGTGGTCTCGGTCAGCAACATCTCGCTGGTCAGTGTCGCGGCCCTGCTCGGCATCGGCAACCTCGGAATGCTCTTCACCTCCGGCCTGCAACGTGATTTCGTCACCGAGGTGGTGGTGGGCATCATCGCCATCCTGATCCTCGCGCTGCTGATGGACGCCGTCCTGGTCCTGCTCGAACGGTTGCTGACCCCCTGGACCCGCGCCGCGGGGACCACGGGTGCCGGCACCGGCGCCGGCGCCGGCCCGGAGAAGGCCGGTGCCGCTGCCGCGGCACTGCGGCTTTCGCGCCCCAAGACCGGAGGGGGCAACGCATGA